A genomic window from Chitinophaga pollutisoli includes:
- a CDS encoding iron-containing alcohol dehydrogenase family protein gives MKFRNFKLVGYVIFGRGAFNQLDEIIAPRRKGDAPMIFFVDHFFEGNQPFLSRIPLRGKDKIVFIDVTHEPKTTYVDRLRDELKAEFGEVSGIIGIGGGSTMDMAKAVALMMTNPGSSADYQGWDLVKLPAVYKAGIPTLSGTGAEVSRTTVLTGPTRKLGMNSDYTPFDQIVLDPELISNAPVNQRFYTAMDCYIHCIESLEGTFLNAFSRSYGEKALELCQEIYLKKDRWDDDADEKLMMASYAGGMSIAYSQVGVAHAVSYGLSYLLGTKHGVGNCIVFDKLEEFYPAGVKEFKQMVDKHQVEIPQHITKGLSDADFETMIDVSMGLAPLWENALGKDWQTLMTRDRLRKLYEKL, from the coding sequence ATGAAATTCAGAAATTTTAAACTGGTAGGATACGTGATTTTCGGACGGGGTGCGTTTAACCAGCTCGACGAGATCATTGCGCCGCGCCGCAAGGGCGATGCGCCGATGATATTTTTTGTGGACCATTTCTTTGAAGGCAACCAGCCGTTCCTTTCCCGCATCCCCCTGCGCGGCAAGGACAAGATCGTTTTCATCGATGTGACCCATGAGCCCAAAACCACTTACGTAGACCGCCTGCGCGACGAGCTGAAGGCTGAGTTCGGCGAAGTGAGCGGGATCATCGGCATCGGCGGCGGGTCCACCATGGACATGGCCAAAGCCGTAGCGCTGATGATGACCAACCCCGGCTCTTCCGCGGATTACCAGGGCTGGGATCTCGTGAAACTGCCGGCCGTATATAAAGCAGGCATCCCCACCCTTTCCGGCACCGGCGCCGAAGTGAGCCGTACTACCGTGCTCACAGGCCCTACCCGAAAGCTGGGCATGAACTCCGACTACACTCCCTTCGACCAGATCGTCCTGGATCCGGAACTGATTTCCAATGCGCCGGTGAACCAGCGGTTTTATACCGCGATGGACTGCTACATCCATTGCATCGAATCCCTGGAAGGTACGTTCCTCAACGCTTTCAGCCGTTCTTACGGCGAAAAGGCGTTGGAGCTCTGCCAGGAAATCTACCTGAAGAAAGACCGCTGGGACGACGACGCCGATGAAAAGCTCATGATGGCTTCCTATGCGGGCGGCATGAGCATCGCGTACTCGCAGGTGGGCGTAGCCCATGCGGTGAGCTACGGGCTGAGCTATCTTTTGGGTACCAAACACGGCGTGGGCAACTGCATCGTGTTCGACAAGCTGGAGGAATTTTACCCTGCCGGTGTGAAGGAATTCAAGCAGATGGTGGACAAACACCAGGTGGAGATTCCGCAGCACATCACCAAAGGCCTGAGCGACGCGGACTTTGAAACAATGATCGACGTATCGATGGGCCTGGCGCCGCTGTGGGAAAACGCCCTCGGTAAAGACTGGCAAACGCTCATGACCCGCGACCGTCTGCGTAAGCTGTACGAAAAACTGTAA
- the kdsB gene encoding 3-deoxy-manno-octulosonate cytidylyltransferase — translation MKKIALIPARYAASRFPGKMMAELAGKTVIWRTYESTRETGVFDEVMVVTDSDVIFEEITRNGGKAIMSKREHESGSDRIAEAVEDMTDVEIVVNVQGDTPFTRKEPLEKLLQVFEGEAGKKVQVASLMQELKDWKDIEDPNFVKVAVDKDFNSLMFSRSVIPYPRDKNVPTVYYEHIGIYAFRRDALLQFTRTPMTPLEAAEKVECLRYLEMGIPLKMVVTDYMGVEIDTPEDLERASKLLDQP, via the coding sequence ATGAAGAAAATCGCATTGATCCCGGCGCGTTACGCCGCCAGCCGCTTCCCCGGCAAAATGATGGCAGAGCTCGCAGGTAAAACCGTTATCTGGCGAACGTATGAATCCACCCGCGAAACCGGCGTGTTCGACGAAGTCATGGTCGTAACCGACAGCGACGTCATTTTTGAAGAAATCACCCGCAACGGCGGAAAGGCCATCATGAGCAAACGCGAGCACGAAAGCGGGTCGGACCGCATTGCTGAAGCCGTGGAGGACATGACCGACGTCGAGATCGTGGTGAACGTACAGGGCGATACGCCCTTCACCCGGAAAGAACCGCTGGAGAAGCTGTTACAGGTTTTTGAAGGCGAAGCCGGAAAAAAGGTGCAGGTGGCATCGCTCATGCAGGAACTGAAGGATTGGAAAGACATTGAAGACCCTAACTTCGTGAAAGTGGCGGTAGACAAGGATTTCAATTCGCTCATGTTTTCCCGCTCCGTGATTCCCTACCCCCGCGATAAAAACGTGCCCACAGTGTACTACGAGCATATCGGCATCTACGCCTTCCGCCGCGACGCCCTGCTGCAGTTCACGCGCACACCCATGACGCCGCTGGAAGCCGCCGAGAAAGTGGAGTGCCTGCGGTACCTCGAAATGGGAATCCCCCTCAAAATGGTCGTAACCGACTATATGGGCGTGGAAATCGATACGCCGGAAGACCTGGAAAGAGCTTCCAAATTGCTGGATCAACCTTAA
- a CDS encoding DegT/DnrJ/EryC1/StrS family aminotransferase, whose protein sequence is MPGFELFGAEERKEVNDVLETGIYMRYGFDGPRKGIWKAKELEQALCERFNVEYAQLTSSGTTALTTAMAALGLGAGDEVIMPTFTFVASFEAVLSVGATPVLVDVDDTMTLDPAAVRAAITPRTKCVMPVHMCGSMADMDALMEICKAHNLILLEDACQSTGATHKGRALGSIGHAGTFSFDFVKTITCAEGGAIITNDKDVYTKCDAYSDHGHDHLGGADRGADGHPHLGYNFRISELHAAVGLAQIRKLDRFLAILRNNHEIVKAALATLPQVEFRRIPDPSGDSCTHLSFFLPDLETARNAAKAMKAAGLPAFHWFDNNWHYFRKWNHLQEGATLTRFPEQLAKDLAAYQTKQFPASDAIIGRCISFPISLAWTDAEVRERAEKLTAAVKSAL, encoded by the coding sequence ATGCCCGGATTTGAATTATTTGGCGCCGAAGAAAGGAAGGAAGTAAACGACGTCCTCGAGACAGGAATTTACATGCGTTATGGATTCGACGGTCCCCGCAAAGGGATCTGGAAAGCGAAGGAACTGGAGCAGGCGCTTTGCGAGCGTTTCAACGTGGAATACGCGCAGCTGACATCGAGCGGTACTACCGCGCTCACGACCGCTATGGCCGCATTGGGCCTTGGCGCGGGAGACGAGGTCATCATGCCGACTTTTACCTTCGTGGCCAGCTTCGAAGCCGTGTTGTCGGTAGGGGCAACGCCCGTACTGGTGGATGTGGACGATACGATGACGCTGGACCCCGCCGCCGTGCGCGCCGCCATCACCCCCCGCACCAAATGCGTAATGCCCGTACATATGTGCGGCTCCATGGCCGACATGGACGCGCTGATGGAAATCTGCAAAGCGCATAACCTCATCCTGCTGGAAGACGCCTGTCAATCCACCGGGGCTACCCACAAAGGCCGCGCCCTCGGTTCCATCGGGCATGCCGGTACATTCTCCTTCGACTTCGTCAAAACGATCACCTGCGCCGAAGGCGGGGCGATCATCACCAACGATAAAGACGTATACACGAAATGCGACGCTTACTCCGATCATGGTCACGACCATCTCGGCGGGGCGGACCGTGGCGCCGACGGGCATCCGCACCTGGGCTACAACTTCCGCATTTCCGAACTGCACGCCGCGGTAGGCCTTGCGCAGATCCGCAAGCTCGACCGTTTCCTGGCCATTCTCCGCAACAACCACGAGATCGTGAAAGCGGCGCTGGCTACGCTTCCGCAGGTGGAGTTCCGCCGCATCCCCGACCCCTCGGGCGACAGCTGCACCCATCTCTCCTTCTTCCTCCCCGACCTGGAAACGGCCCGCAACGCCGCCAAAGCCATGAAAGCCGCCGGCCTGCCCGCGTTCCATTGGTTCGACAACAACTGGCACTACTTCCGCAAATGGAACCACCTGCAAGAGGGCGCCACCCTCACCCGGTTCCCGGAACAACTCGCCAAAGACCTCGCCGCTTATCAAACCAAACAATTCCCCGCATCCGACGCCATCATCGGCCGCTGCATCTCCTTCCCCATCAGCCTCGCCTGGACTGACGCGGAAGTACGCGAACGCGCCGAAAAACTGACGGCCGCCGTGAAAAGCGCATTGTAA
- a CDS encoding nuclear transport factor 2 family protein, which yields MRKFLLSAAFFFSVILSASAQDPAETRIRQLMQTQLECWNRGDIEGFMGTYWKSDSLLFIGKKGLTYGWQATLENYKKAYPGKEGMGQLAFDLLEFKKLAGDAYFVVGKWKLTRTIGNLDGHFSILLRRINGEWKIVADHSS from the coding sequence ATGCGCAAATTCTTATTGTCCGCCGCCTTTTTCTTCTCCGTGATCCTTTCCGCTTCCGCCCAGGATCCGGCCGAAACCCGCATCCGCCAGCTCATGCAAACCCAGCTCGAATGCTGGAACCGCGGCGACATCGAAGGCTTCATGGGCACTTACTGGAAATCCGACAGCCTCCTGTTTATCGGCAAAAAAGGGCTGACCTACGGATGGCAGGCCACGCTGGAAAATTACAAAAAAGCCTATCCCGGCAAAGAAGGCATGGGTCAGCTCGCATTCGATCTGCTGGAATTTAAAAAACTCGCGGGCGATGCTTATTTTGTAGTAGGCAAGTGGAAGCTCACGCGCACCATCGGCAATCTCGACGGACATTTCTCCATCCTCCTCCGCCGCATTAACGGGGAATGGAAAATCGTGGCCGACCACTCCAGCTAA
- a CDS encoding D-aminoacylase yields the protein MKRTLFLLPALLAAMAGFAQSEADILIRNARIADGTGNSWYYGEVSVKDGRILAVTRQPQNLRAAKTIDAGGRIVAPGFIDVHTHIEDDEFKVPTAESFLMDGVTTVITGNCGASNTDLGRYFQQLDSMTISINVASLIGHNDVRRVVMGSTNRIPTAEEQLKMENLVEKAMEDGAVGLSTGLIYVPGNYAQTNEVVGLAKAAAKHGGVYATHMRNEGDAVEAAIEEALTIGRQANIPVEISHFKIGGKQNWGRSTVTLALIEKARREGLEVTIDQYPYTASSTSLRTMLPDWALSGGHDSVVYRLTTPDIRKKIVSEMSGIYKKRRLKKLDYAVVAYFEADTTLNGKNISEINKLKGRKSNIRNEVETVLELVQQGSAGMVFHGMSEEDVKRIMQYPFNMFASDASIREFGVGVPHPRGYGTNARVLGKYVREEKVLGLEEAIRRMTSLPAQKFRLAQRGLLVPGYMADIVIFDPATVKDLSTFTHPHQYSTGFSHVMVNGQLTIENGKHNGTRKGQVVRLGR from the coding sequence ATGAAAAGAACGCTCTTCCTTCTCCCCGCATTGCTCGCCGCCATGGCCGGTTTCGCGCAATCCGAAGCCGATATCCTCATCCGCAACGCGCGCATCGCCGACGGCACCGGCAACTCCTGGTATTATGGCGAAGTGTCGGTGAAAGACGGGCGCATCCTCGCCGTTACGCGCCAGCCGCAAAACCTCCGCGCCGCAAAAACCATAGACGCCGGCGGGCGCATCGTGGCACCGGGGTTCATCGACGTGCATACCCATATCGAAGACGATGAGTTTAAAGTCCCCACGGCCGAAAGCTTCCTCATGGATGGCGTCACCACCGTGATCACGGGCAACTGCGGCGCTTCCAACACCGACCTCGGGCGGTACTTCCAACAGCTCGACAGCATGACCATCTCCATCAACGTGGCTTCCCTCATTGGCCACAATGATGTGCGCCGGGTGGTGATGGGCAGCACCAACCGCATACCCACCGCAGAGGAACAGCTAAAAATGGAAAACCTCGTCGAAAAAGCGATGGAAGACGGCGCGGTGGGCCTCAGCACCGGGCTGATTTACGTTCCCGGCAACTACGCCCAAACGAACGAAGTGGTAGGGCTCGCCAAAGCCGCCGCGAAGCACGGCGGCGTATACGCCACGCATATGCGCAACGAAGGCGATGCTGTGGAAGCAGCTATCGAAGAAGCTTTGACCATCGGCCGTCAGGCAAATATCCCCGTGGAAATATCGCACTTCAAGATCGGCGGCAAACAAAACTGGGGCCGCTCCACTGTAACGCTGGCGCTCATCGAAAAAGCGCGCCGCGAAGGGCTCGAGGTCACCATCGACCAATATCCCTACACCGCCAGCAGCACCAGCCTCCGCACTATGCTGCCCGACTGGGCGCTGTCCGGCGGCCACGACTCCGTAGTGTACCGCCTTACCACGCCGGATATACGGAAGAAGATCGTGTCGGAAATGAGCGGCATTTATAAAAAGCGCCGCCTCAAAAAACTGGACTACGCCGTGGTGGCTTATTTTGAGGCAGACACCACGCTCAATGGCAAGAATATCTCCGAAATCAATAAGTTAAAAGGCAGGAAAAGCAATATCCGCAACGAAGTGGAAACCGTGCTGGAATTGGTGCAACAAGGCAGCGCGGGCATGGTGTTTCATGGGATGAGCGAGGAAGATGTGAAACGCATCATGCAATATCCTTTCAACATGTTCGCGTCTGACGCGAGTATCCGCGAATTCGGCGTGGGCGTTCCGCATCCGCGCGGCTACGGCACCAATGCCCGCGTGCTGGGGAAATATGTGCGGGAAGAAAAAGTGCTGGGGCTGGAAGAAGCCATCCGCAGGATGACCTCCCTCCCTGCACAAAAGTTCCGGCTGGCACAACGCGGCCTGCTCGTACCCGGATATATGGCGGATATCGTTATCTTCGACCCCGCCACGGTAAAAGACCTGTCCACCTTCACCCACCCCCACCAGTATTCCACCGGCTTCAGCCATGTGATGGTAAACGGGCAACTGACGATAGAAAACGGAAAACACAACGGCACCCGCAAAGGCCAGGTCGTACGCCTGGGCCGTTAA
- a CDS encoding phage holin family protein codes for MLGILIRLLVTALAALLTAYLLPGVKLQDFTTALVLAIVLGLLNLIVKPILVILTLPVTMVTLGLFLLVINALIVLWASSLVKGFKVDNFWWALLFSVVLSIISSFMMSLGPEDRVD; via the coding sequence ATGTTAGGAATTCTTATCCGGCTGCTCGTGACGGCGCTCGCAGCGCTGCTGACGGCCTATTTACTCCCCGGCGTAAAACTCCAGGATTTTACTACCGCACTCGTTCTCGCAATCGTGCTCGGTTTGCTGAACCTGATCGTGAAACCCATCCTCGTGATCCTCACCCTGCCTGTGACCATGGTTACCCTTGGCCTCTTCCTGCTCGTCATCAACGCACTGATCGTATTGTGGGCCAGCAGCCTGGTGAAAGGATTTAAAGTGGACAACTTCTGGTGGGCGCTGCTGTTCAGCGTGGTACTGTCGATCATCAGCAGCTTCATGATGTCGCTCGGACCGGAAGACCGCGTCGACTGA
- a CDS encoding pitrilysin family protein, producing MINRSQAPAIKDAVNFDIQLKPLEKFQLDNGIPVYVVRSSEQETLQLELVFPAGTWYESENLVASATNFLMKNGTSKHSALEINEMTEYYGAYLNRNCFHENATYTLHCLSRHITDLLPTLQEVIQDPAFPEQELAIFTQNMKQKLAVNLQKSEFVANRHIDKYLFGEFHPYGRVSSMMAYDALQTESLHGFYKQHYTYNNCKIFLAGNLPDNIIPLLNQYFGHKWGTETHNLRPEMPILPADEKKYRIFNDENGVQGSIRVARPFPNRYHPDFPKMLVLNTIFGGYFGSRLMSNIREEKGYTYGIHSQIYNFRQAGAINIQSEAGRDVCEKAIAEIYLEMNRLRDEPIPEEELSLVRNFMIGSILGDLDGAFQVIQRWKNLILNDLDENYFYNNIRTIKTISAEELQQMARLYLVPEDFYELIVI from the coding sequence ATGATCAACAGAAGTCAGGCACCCGCAATAAAAGACGCAGTCAATTTCGATATACAACTCAAGCCGCTGGAGAAGTTCCAGCTGGACAACGGCATTCCCGTTTACGTGGTCCGCTCTTCCGAGCAGGAAACCCTCCAGCTGGAGCTGGTGTTCCCGGCAGGTACATGGTACGAGTCGGAAAACCTCGTGGCCTCCGCCACCAACTTCCTCATGAAGAACGGCACCAGCAAGCATTCCGCACTCGAGATCAATGAAATGACCGAGTATTACGGCGCCTACCTCAACCGGAATTGCTTCCACGAGAACGCTACGTACACCCTTCACTGCCTCAGCCGCCACATCACCGACCTGCTGCCCACGCTGCAGGAAGTGATCCAGGACCCGGCGTTCCCCGAGCAGGAGCTCGCCATCTTCACCCAGAATATGAAACAGAAGCTGGCCGTGAACCTCCAGAAAAGCGAGTTCGTCGCCAACCGGCATATCGATAAATATCTCTTCGGTGAATTCCACCCCTACGGCCGCGTGAGCAGCATGATGGCGTACGACGCCCTGCAAACCGAAAGCCTGCACGGATTCTACAAACAACATTACACGTACAACAATTGCAAAATCTTCCTGGCAGGCAACCTGCCCGATAATATCATCCCGCTCCTTAACCAATATTTCGGACACAAATGGGGCACGGAAACGCATAACCTCCGGCCAGAAATGCCCATCCTCCCGGCGGATGAAAAGAAATACCGCATCTTCAACGATGAAAACGGCGTACAGGGAAGTATCCGCGTAGCGAGGCCTTTCCCGAACCGCTACCACCCCGACTTTCCGAAGATGCTCGTGCTCAATACCATATTCGGCGGGTATTTTGGATCGAGACTCATGAGCAATATCCGGGAAGAGAAAGGATACACTTACGGCATCCACTCCCAGATATACAACTTCCGCCAGGCAGGCGCCATCAATATTCAGAGCGAAGCCGGGCGCGACGTATGCGAAAAAGCGATCGCCGAAATCTACCTGGAAATGAACCGCCTCCGCGACGAACCGATTCCGGAAGAAGAACTGAGCCTGGTAAGGAATTTCATGATCGGATCCATCCTCGGCGACCTCGACGGCGCCTTCCAGGTGATCCAGCGGTGGAAGAACCTTATCCTGAACGATCTCGACGAAAACTATTTCTACAATAATATCCGGACCATCAAAACCATTTCCGCGGAAGAGCTGCAGCAGATGGCGCGTTTGTACCTGGTGCCGGAAGACTTTTATGAACTGATCGTTATCTGA
- a CDS encoding pitrilysin family protein, with protein sequence MVHFSKFTLDNGLRVIVHEDATTPMAVMNVMYDVGARDEDPEQTGFAHLFEHLMFGGSVNIPEYDEPLQMAGGENNAYTTNDLTNYYIELPAENLETAFWLESDRMLSLAFSKKSLEVQRKVVVEEFKEHYINKPYGDVWHKMRELAFSKHPYRWMTIGKELKHIEDAKLEDVKSFFFRHYRPVNAILVVAGNVTEARVKELAEKWFGDIPSGEKYVRNIPQEPVQDAPHFLEIKAKVPLDALYKTWHMPSRIDPKYYAADLVSDVLSGGGSSRLHQVLVKEKKLFSNIECYHFGSLDAGLMTIEGKLVKGVKMKDAEKAIEEELDKLRNELVPERELQKVKNRVESMLAFEDMGLLSRANNLAFYELIGDAAEMNTEFAKYEAVTVADIQEQARAIFSPNNVNTIHYYAGN encoded by the coding sequence ATGGTTCATTTTTCAAAGTTCACGCTGGATAACGGATTGCGTGTGATAGTGCATGAAGACGCCACCACGCCCATGGCGGTAATGAATGTGATGTATGATGTAGGCGCCCGGGACGAGGATCCGGAGCAGACCGGTTTCGCGCACCTCTTCGAGCATCTCATGTTCGGCGGAAGCGTTAATATTCCCGAGTACGACGAGCCGCTGCAGATGGCTGGCGGCGAAAACAACGCGTATACCACCAACGACCTCACCAATTACTACATAGAGTTGCCTGCCGAAAACCTCGAGACGGCTTTCTGGCTGGAAAGCGACCGCATGCTCTCCCTCGCTTTTTCGAAAAAATCGCTGGAAGTGCAGCGGAAAGTAGTGGTGGAAGAATTCAAGGAGCATTATATCAACAAGCCTTACGGCGACGTGTGGCATAAAATGCGGGAGCTCGCCTTTTCGAAACACCCCTACCGCTGGATGACCATCGGCAAGGAGTTGAAGCACATCGAAGACGCGAAGCTGGAAGACGTGAAATCTTTCTTCTTCCGGCACTACCGTCCTGTCAACGCCATTCTCGTGGTGGCGGGAAACGTTACGGAAGCAAGGGTGAAGGAGCTGGCGGAGAAGTGGTTCGGGGATATACCCAGCGGCGAGAAATACGTCCGCAATATACCCCAGGAGCCGGTGCAGGATGCGCCGCACTTCCTGGAGATCAAGGCGAAAGTACCGTTGGATGCCTTGTATAAAACCTGGCACATGCCCTCGCGCATCGATCCGAAATATTATGCGGCGGATCTCGTGAGCGACGTGCTCAGCGGTGGTGGTTCATCGCGCCTGCACCAGGTGCTCGTCAAGGAAAAGAAACTGTTCAGCAATATTGAATGCTACCACTTCGGCAGCCTCGACGCAGGTCTGATGACCATCGAAGGCAAGCTGGTGAAAGGCGTGAAAATGAAAGACGCGGAAAAGGCGATCGAAGAAGAGCTGGACAAGTTGCGGAACGAACTGGTGCCGGAACGCGAGTTGCAGAAAGTAAAGAACCGCGTGGAAAGCATGCTGGCTTTCGAAGACATGGGGCTACTTTCCCGCGCGAACAACCTCGCATTCTATGAGCTGATCGGCGATGCGGCGGAAATGAATACCGAATTCGCGAAGTACGAAGCGGTAACGGTAGCCGATATACAGGAACAGGCGCGGGCGATCTTCTCCCCCAACAACGTCAACACGATCCATTATTACGCAGGAAATTAA
- a CDS encoding aspartyl protease family protein — MGAKSIFHVIILILSLLSTPCRSYAQGTEDANQPEARLITRFPFKQYYGGVVVIYARLNNHPDTLQFLLDTGSAGISLDTATCVRLGLQLTPSDKVVRGLAASKNISYAADNTLHLPGLSVDSLDFHINNYELISQVYGIQIDGIIGYSLLSKFIMQVDYDKEEILMWTNGEFKYPRGGQMIKPNLTFIPVISAPLKSGKRNINHRYYFDTGAGMCLLLSTQFVKDSSLLVKRKAKVIPTEAQGLGGKMQMYITTMTEFKVGNYSFRNVPTYLFDDITNITSYPSLAGMIGNDLLRRFNLTLNYSRKEIHIIPNTHFRDHFDYSYTGLIIYLIDNRIEVTDVIRNSPAEKAGFQVGDVILAINNNFSTNLQLYRDILKNIGTRPKLLLMRNKELMVKQLPIRSIL, encoded by the coding sequence ATGGGAGCCAAGTCCATCTTTCACGTTATCATCCTGATCCTGAGCCTGCTGTCTACCCCCTGCCGATCATACGCCCAGGGAACCGAAGACGCCAATCAGCCCGAAGCCCGGCTGATCACCCGTTTTCCCTTCAAACAGTACTATGGCGGCGTAGTCGTGATTTATGCCCGGCTTAACAATCACCCCGACACTTTGCAGTTTCTCCTGGACACCGGCAGCGCAGGCATCTCCCTTGATACCGCCACATGCGTCCGCCTCGGCCTCCAACTCACCCCCTCCGATAAAGTAGTCCGCGGCCTCGCAGCCAGCAAAAACATCTCCTACGCGGCAGACAACACGCTCCATCTCCCCGGCCTCAGCGTCGACAGCCTCGATTTTCATATCAACAACTACGAGCTCATCAGCCAGGTTTACGGCATCCAGATCGACGGCATCATCGGGTACAGCCTGCTGTCCAAATTTATCATGCAGGTGGATTACGATAAGGAAGAAATCCTCATGTGGACCAACGGGGAATTCAAATACCCCCGCGGCGGACAGATGATAAAGCCCAATCTTACGTTCATTCCCGTGATCAGCGCGCCGTTGAAAAGCGGAAAGCGCAACATCAACCACCGGTATTATTTCGATACCGGCGCGGGGATGTGCCTGCTGCTGTCGACCCAGTTCGTGAAAGACAGCTCCCTGCTCGTGAAGCGCAAGGCCAAGGTGATCCCTACCGAAGCGCAGGGCCTGGGCGGGAAGATGCAGATGTACATCACCACCATGACCGAATTCAAGGTCGGGAACTATTCTTTCCGTAACGTGCCCACGTATTTGTTTGACGATATTACGAACATCACCTCCTATCCATCGCTGGCGGGCATGATCGGCAACGACCTGCTGCGGCGCTTCAACCTGACGTTGAATTATTCCAGGAAGGAGATCCACATCATCCCCAACACCCACTTCCGCGATCATTTCGACTATTCCTATACCGGCCTCATCATCTACCTGATCGATAACCGCATCGAGGTAACCGACGTGATCCGCAATTCACCGGCGGAGAAGGCGGGCTTCCAGGTGGGGGATGTTATCCTGGCCATCAACAATAATTTCTCCACGAACCTGCAGCTGTACCGCGACATCCTCAAGAACATCGGCACGCGCCCCAAGCTGTTGCTGATGCGGAACAAGGAACTGATGGTGAAGCAGCTGCCCATCCGCAGCATATTGTAA
- the mqnC gene encoding cyclic dehypoxanthinyl futalosine synthase: MQLQDLYGKAQRFEFLTAEEGVYMFEHAPLAELMEIANELRKQQVPSGKVTWQIDRNVNTTNVCTANCKFCNFYRIPGHKEAYITDIEEYKVKIEETLKYGGDQLLLQGGHHPELGLSFYVNLFHQLKQLYPKLRLHTLGPPEVAHITKLEKSTHIEVLRALQEAGMDSLPGAGAEILNDRVRRLISKGKCGAAEWLDVMRAAHKLNIASSATMMFGHVETVLERFEHLVDIRQVQSEKPEGHYGFTAFIPWTFQDVDTLLARVRGVHNTSSAEEYVRMIAMSRIMLPNIKNIQASWLTVGKKVAQLCLHAGANDFGSIMIEENVVSAAGAPHRFTYKSMQDAIREAGFEPQLRNQLYEFRDIPESIQEQVINY, translated from the coding sequence ATGCAATTACAGGATTTATACGGAAAAGCGCAAAGGTTCGAGTTTCTGACTGCTGAGGAAGGCGTTTACATGTTTGAGCATGCACCGCTGGCTGAGCTGATGGAAATCGCGAACGAGCTGAGGAAGCAGCAGGTACCCTCCGGCAAGGTGACCTGGCAGATCGATAGAAACGTCAATACCACGAACGTATGCACGGCCAATTGCAAGTTCTGCAACTTCTACCGGATCCCCGGTCACAAGGAGGCCTATATTACTGATATTGAGGAATATAAAGTGAAGATAGAAGAGACGCTCAAATACGGCGGCGACCAGCTCCTTCTGCAGGGTGGCCACCACCCGGAACTGGGCCTCAGCTTCTATGTCAACCTCTTCCACCAGCTCAAACAGCTGTATCCCAAGCTCCGCCTCCACACCCTCGGCCCTCCGGAAGTAGCGCACATTACCAAACTTGAAAAAAGCACCCACATTGAAGTGCTCCGCGCGTTGCAGGAAGCCGGGATGGACTCTCTGCCCGGCGCAGGCGCCGAAATCCTCAACGACCGCGTTCGCCGCCTCATCTCCAAAGGCAAATGCGGCGCCGCCGAGTGGCTCGACGTAATGAGGGCCGCCCATAAACTCAATATCGCATCCTCCGCTACCATGATGTTCGGCCACGTGGAAACCGTCCTCGAACGCTTCGAACACCTGGTCGACATCCGGCAGGTACAATCCGAGAAGCCCGAAGGGCATTATGGGTTCACCGCCTTCATTCCCTGGACCTTCCAGGACGTGGACACCCTCCTGGCGCGCGTACGCGGCGTGCATAACACGTCGTCCGCCGAAGAATACGTCCGCATGATCGCCATGAGCCGCATCATGCTGCCCAATATCAAAAACATCCAGGCCTCCTGGCTCACCGTAGGTAAAAAAGTAGCCCAGCTCTGCCTCCATGCCGGCGCCAACGACTTCGGCTCCATCATGATCGAAGAAAACGTAGTATCCGCTGCAGGGGCGCCCCACCGCTTTACCTACAAATCCATGCAGGATGCTATCCGCGAAGCGGGCTTCGAACCCCAGCTCCGCAACCAGCTCTATGAATTCCGCGATATCCCGGAATCCATACAGGAGCAGGTGATCAATTATTAA